The following proteins are encoded in a genomic region of Sulfurovum indicum:
- a CDS encoding GDP-L-fucose synthase family protein, producing MKKDSKIFVAGGSGLVGSAILKNLSEKGYTNLITNYHTRPLHATRYTPHAEKLDLLDAQAVKEFFEREKPEFVFLAAAKVGGIVANNTYRADFIYENLQIQNNIIHQSYLNGVKKLMFLGSTCIYPKNAPQPMPEDCLLTDTLEYTNEPYAIAKIAGIKMCESYNLQYGTNFISVMPTNLYGPNDNFDLEKSHVLPALIRKIHLGKALEENNWDTIRKDLNKLPIEGTDGSASNEEIIKILEKYGIKKQFNTQHCPTEMPLGATFNISIEIWGSGSPKREFLYSTDMADACVFLMEKINFDDILKNQFNTQHQTLPSTDGKSCEAVTKPLSLSTITEVRNTHINIGTGIDVSIKELAYMIKDFICFKGELYFNIDKPDGTMKKLTDVSKLHSLGWHHKVELQEGIEKIYQWYKESN from the coding sequence ATGAAAAAAGATTCTAAAATCTTTGTAGCAGGTGGTAGTGGCCTGGTTGGAAGTGCAATTTTGAAAAATCTCAGTGAAAAAGGATATACTAACCTGATTACCAATTACCATACCCGTCCCCTACATGCTACACGCTACACGCCACATGCCGAAAAACTCGACTTGCTTGATGCTCAAGCAGTCAAAGAGTTTTTTGAAAGAGAAAAACCAGAATTTGTTTTCTTAGCTGCAGCAAAGGTCGGCGGTATTGTTGCCAACAATACCTATCGTGCGGATTTCATCTATGAGAATCTGCAGATACAGAACAACATCATTCATCAGAGTTACTTAAATGGTGTAAAGAAGCTGATGTTCCTGGGCTCAACCTGTATCTACCCCAAAAATGCCCCGCAGCCTATGCCGGAAGACTGTCTGTTGACCGATACGCTTGAATACACTAATGAACCCTATGCCATTGCAAAAATAGCGGGCATCAAGATGTGCGAAAGCTATAATCTGCAGTATGGGACGAACTTCATCTCTGTCATGCCTACAAACCTCTACGGTCCCAATGATAATTTTGATTTAGAAAAGTCTCATGTTTTACCCGCTTTGATCCGCAAAATACATCTAGGCAAAGCCCTGGAAGAAAACAACTGGGATACAATCAGAAAAGATTTAAATAAGTTACCTATAGAAGGTACTGATGGATCAGCTTCGAATGAAGAGATCATTAAAATACTTGAAAAGTATGGCATAAAGAAACAATTCAACACTCAACATTGCCCAACGGAAATGCCTTTAGGTGCAACATTCAACATTAGTATAGAAATCTGGGGTTCGGGTTCCCCGAAACGCGAATTTCTATACTCGACCGATATGGCCGACGCCTGCGTCTTCCTCATGGAGAAGATTAACTTCGACGATATTTTAAAAAATCAATTCAACACCCAACACCAAACACTACCGTCAACAGATGGAAAATCCTGCGAAGCAGTAACAAAACCACTATCACTATCCACTATCACTGAAGTGCGTAACACGCACATCAACATCGGAACTGGAATAGATGTGAGTATCAAAGAATTAGCCTACATGATAAAAGATTTTATTTGTTTTAAGGGTGAACTCTACTTTAATATCGACAAACCGGATGGGACGATGAAGAAGCTTACGGATGTTTCCAAGCTTCATTCTTTAGGTTGGCATCACAAAGTGGAGCTTCAAGAAGGGATTGAGAAGATATATCAGTGGTATAAGGAAAGTAATTAA
- the wecB gene encoding non-hydrolyzing UDP-N-acetylglucosamine 2-epimerase, which translates to MQKILIVFGTRPEAIKMAPLVKEFQKHTNIFDIKVCVTAQHREMLDQVLALFNIIPDYDLDIMKPGQDLYDVTSSVLLGMKDVLSDFQPNVIFVHGDTSTTFAASLAAFYQQIKVAHIEAGLRTGDIYSPWPEEANRQLTTQITAYHFAPTEISKANLLKENVKENTIEITGNTVIDALFLALEKIRTNIELEKEIISSINKLLPSNYQLPITNFDSPQNHKMILVTGHRRENHGQGFINICKALKTIAENNPDIHIVYPVHLNPNVQNPVKELLSNIENVHLIEPLQYEQFIYMMNRSYLIITDSGGVQEEAPSLGKPVLVMRDTTERPEALEAGTVKLVGTDIQLIINEAQELIESQQAYEKMSKAHNPYGDGDACYKIVQFIKGRE; encoded by the coding sequence ATGCAAAAAATATTAATCGTCTTTGGGACTCGTCCAGAAGCCATAAAAATGGCACCACTCGTTAAAGAATTCCAGAAACATACGAATATTTTTGATATAAAAGTATGTGTAACTGCCCAGCATAGAGAGATGCTTGATCAGGTCTTAGCGTTGTTTAATATCATACCTGATTATGATCTTGATATTATGAAGCCTGGACAGGATCTTTACGATGTGACCTCCAGTGTTCTTCTGGGTATGAAAGATGTTCTGAGTGACTTCCAACCTAATGTTATTTTTGTGCATGGTGATACATCAACGACTTTTGCAGCATCCTTGGCAGCTTTTTATCAGCAGATCAAAGTAGCACATATTGAAGCAGGGCTTAGAACAGGAGATATCTACTCTCCATGGCCTGAAGAAGCGAATCGTCAGCTTACTACACAGATCACAGCCTACCATTTTGCTCCTACAGAAATAAGTAAAGCAAACCTTCTCAAAGAGAATGTCAAAGAAAATACTATTGAGATTACGGGCAATACTGTTATTGATGCTCTCTTTTTGGCACTAGAGAAGATTAGAACTAATATTGAACTGGAAAAAGAGATCATCTCTTCCATCAACAAGCTTTTACCTTCAAACTATCAATTACCAATTACGAATTTCGATTCACCTCAAAACCATAAAATGATTTTAGTCACCGGACATAGAAGAGAGAACCACGGTCAAGGCTTTATCAATATCTGCAAGGCACTCAAAACTATTGCAGAAAACAACCCTGATATACATATCGTCTACCCTGTTCACCTAAACCCCAATGTTCAAAATCCGGTAAAAGAACTGCTTAGTAACATAGAAAATGTTCATCTCATTGAGCCCTTGCAATATGAGCAGTTTATCTATATGATGAATAGATCATACTTAATTATTACTGACAGTGGTGGTGTACAGGAAGAAGCACCAAGTCTTGGTAAACCGGTCCTTGTCATGCGTGATACTACAGAACGTCCAGAAGCACTGGAGGCAGGTACGGTTAAACTGGTGGGTACAGATATCCAATTGATTATAAATGAAGCACAAGAATTAATAGAGAGCCAACAGGCATACGAAAAAATGTCAAAAGCACATAATCCATATGGAGATGGAGATGCATGTTATAAAATAGTACAATTTATCAAAGGAAGAGAATGA
- the wecC gene encoding UDP-N-acetyl-D-mannosamine dehydrogenase, whose product MKQSKMVCVIGLGYIGLPTAALLANRGYNVHGVDIVQSTVDTINRGEIHIVEPELDTFVQAAVKSGKLKADLKPTEADVFIIAVPTPFHEGYVPNIDYVVSATEAIAPYVKEENIIILESTSPVGTTDKVEEVLKKEGVDTSKLYVAHCPERVLPGYIMRELVENDRIVGGITIEATKAAAAFYKTFVCGEVLETDAKTAEMAKLTENSFRDTNIAFANELSILCDKFNIDVWELIALANRHPRVNILQPGAGVGGHCIAVDPWFIVHAGGKDAKMIRTAREVNTYKTEWVIEKIKNAALKFENQNGRKAKVACMGLAFKPDIDDLRESPALYITRRLIADGLNVLAVEPNIKSYKEFEIIEYNEAIEKADIVTFLVAHKQFKALDIETDLDFCGIQNKKGKNV is encoded by the coding sequence ATGAAACAAAGCAAAATGGTTTGTGTAATTGGTCTTGGTTATATCGGTCTCCCTACGGCTGCACTTTTAGCAAATCGTGGTTATAATGTTCATGGTGTGGATATTGTACAAAGTACAGTAGATACTATCAACCGGGGAGAAATTCATATTGTTGAGCCTGAGTTAGATACTTTTGTCCAGGCAGCAGTAAAAAGTGGTAAGCTAAAAGCAGATCTGAAACCGACTGAGGCGGATGTTTTTATTATTGCTGTGCCTACACCTTTTCATGAAGGTTATGTTCCCAACATTGACTATGTAGTTTCTGCTACAGAAGCTATAGCACCTTATGTCAAAGAGGAAAATATTATTATCTTGGAGTCGACTTCTCCAGTAGGTACAACCGATAAAGTTGAAGAAGTTTTAAAAAAAGAGGGTGTTGATACATCTAAACTGTATGTTGCACACTGTCCTGAACGAGTATTACCAGGGTATATTATGCGTGAACTAGTAGAAAATGATCGTATAGTAGGTGGTATAACGATAGAAGCGACCAAAGCAGCCGCAGCATTTTACAAAACATTTGTTTGTGGAGAGGTTTTAGAGACTGATGCGAAAACTGCGGAGATGGCAAAGTTAACGGAGAATTCTTTTCGCGATACCAACATTGCTTTTGCTAATGAGCTCTCTATTCTTTGTGATAAGTTTAATATCGATGTATGGGAACTTATTGCTCTCGCAAATCGACACCCAAGAGTGAATATTTTACAACCGGGAGCAGGTGTTGGTGGTCATTGTATTGCGGTTGACCCTTGGTTTATCGTTCATGCTGGAGGTAAAGATGCGAAGATGATCCGCACAGCTAGAGAAGTTAACACGTATAAAACGGAGTGGGTAATAGAGAAGATTAAAAATGCAGCACTTAAGTTTGAAAACCAGAATGGACGAAAAGCAAAGGTTGCCTGTATGGGACTTGCATTTAAACCGGACATTGATGACCTTAGAGAGTCTCCAGCACTTTATATTACAAGAAGACTTATTGCTGATGGTCTTAATGTACTTGCGGTTGAACCTAATATAAAAAGCTATAAAGAGTTTGAAATAATTGAATATAATGAAGCTATAGAAAAAGCTGATATTGTGACTTTTTTGGTTGCTCATAAACAGTTTAAAGCATTAGATATAGAAACTGATTTAGACTTTTGTGGAATTCAAAATAAAAAGGGAAAAAATGTTTAA
- the pseB gene encoding UDP-N-acetylglucosamine 4,6-dehydratase (inverting), translating to MFNNKNILITGGTGSFGKKYTDVLLANYKPNKIIIFSRDELKQFEMQQTYNDSCMRYFIGDVRDGERLKEAMNGVDYVIHAAAMKQVPAAEYNPMECIKTNIHGAENVIKAAITNEVDKVIALSTDKAANPINLYGSTKLASDKLFVAANNMVGKKKTRFAAVRYGNVIGSRGSVIPFFSKLIKEGATELPITHADMTRFMITLEEGVNFVLKNFERMQGGEIFVPKIPSMNMTELAKAMAPDLPQKIIGIRPGEKLHEIMCPADDSHLTLEFDDHYVIQPTITFAFKTSYLENRLGEQGKPVEQGFEYNSGNNTEWLSHDKFLEMAQEYL from the coding sequence ATGTTTAATAATAAAAATATACTTATCACAGGTGGGACAGGCAGTTTTGGTAAAAAATATACAGATGTACTATTGGCAAACTATAAACCAAATAAAATCATTATCTTTTCTAGAGATGAATTGAAACAGTTTGAAATGCAACAAACATACAATGATTCATGTATGCGATACTTTATTGGTGATGTTAGAGATGGAGAGCGACTTAAAGAGGCGATGAATGGTGTTGATTATGTGATTCATGCTGCTGCTATGAAACAAGTTCCTGCTGCAGAATATAATCCAATGGAATGTATTAAAACAAATATACATGGTGCAGAAAATGTTATTAAGGCTGCAATTACCAATGAAGTTGATAAGGTTATTGCTCTTTCTACAGACAAAGCAGCAAATCCTATTAATCTTTATGGCTCAACCAAACTAGCATCAGACAAGCTCTTTGTAGCAGCCAATAACATGGTTGGTAAAAAGAAAACAAGATTTGCTGCTGTACGTTATGGTAATGTTATAGGAAGCCGTGGTTCAGTGATTCCTTTCTTCTCAAAACTTATTAAAGAGGGGGCTACAGAGTTGCCCATTACCCATGCAGATATGACACGTTTCATGATTACTCTTGAAGAGGGGGTCAACTTCGTTCTTAAGAACTTTGAACGAATGCAGGGGGGAGAAATTTTCGTACCGAAGATCCCATCCATGAATATGACAGAGCTTGCCAAAGCGATGGCACCTGATTTACCTCAGAAGATAATAGGTATTCGCCCTGGTGAAAAATTGCATGAGATCATGTGTCCTGCTGATGACAGTCACTTGACATTGGAGTTTGATGATCATTATGTGATTCAACCAACTATTACATTTGCATTTAAAACATCTTATCTAGAAAATAGATTAGGTGAACAAGGCAAACCGGTAGAACAAGGATTTGAATACAACTCTGGTAACAACACAGAATGGCTTAGCCACGATAAATTCCTTGAAATGGCACAAGAGTATCTCTAA
- the pseC gene encoding UDP-4-amino-4,6-dideoxy-N-acetyl-beta-L-altrosamine transaminase, whose product MNFIPYGKQWIEQDDIDAVVETLHSNYLTTGPKVKAFECALAEYCGAKYCVAVSNGTAALHLASIVLLNEGDKVLTTPNSFLATSNAILYSGAKPIFVDIAEDGNIDLDLCEKALKEDPLIKAIYPVAFSGKMIDQKKLKHLRETFKVKVLEDCAHAIGAKDGDIKAASCTNSDVSILSFHPVKHMTTGEGGAITTNSLEIYEKLLMLRTHGMVKTPEMKPWEYEMRDLGVNYRITDIQCALGLSQLKKLDRFIARRIEIAKTYDKAFQNTNIKPLYTYDGKSSYHLYVVQVDFSKQNIDKVALFNKLREKNIGIQLHYIPINKQPYYRGLGYGGESTPMMDKYYEECFSLPMYPKMSDGEQSYVIDTLFEVLNEKN is encoded by the coding sequence ATGAATTTCATACCTTACGGCAAGCAATGGATCGAGCAGGATGATATTGATGCAGTAGTTGAAACACTGCATTCTAACTATTTGACAACAGGTCCGAAGGTCAAAGCATTTGAATGTGCTTTAGCAGAATATTGCGGAGCTAAATATTGTGTAGCAGTTTCAAACGGTACGGCAGCACTGCATCTTGCCTCAATAGTTCTTTTGAACGAAGGTGATAAGGTGTTGACGACACCTAATTCTTTTCTCGCCACATCCAATGCTATTCTTTATTCAGGTGCCAAACCTATTTTTGTCGATATCGCAGAAGATGGCAATATTGATCTTGATTTGTGCGAAAAAGCACTTAAAGAAGATCCTTTAATCAAAGCTATTTATCCTGTGGCATTTAGCGGAAAAATGATTGACCAAAAAAAGTTGAAACACCTTAGAGAGACATTCAAGGTTAAAGTCCTTGAAGACTGTGCGCATGCCATCGGTGCAAAAGATGGTGATATTAAAGCAGCATCCTGTACCAATAGTGATGTATCTATTCTTTCATTTCACCCCGTTAAACATATGACAACGGGTGAAGGCGGTGCCATCACTACAAATTCGCTAGAGATCTATGAAAAACTACTCATGCTTCGTACACATGGTATGGTCAAAACTCCGGAAATGAAACCATGGGAGTATGAGATGCGTGACTTAGGGGTTAATTATCGTATCACAGATATACAGTGTGCACTCGGCCTCTCTCAACTCAAAAAATTGGACCGTTTTATAGCAAGACGTATAGAGATCGCTAAGACCTACGATAAAGCCTTTCAAAACACCAACATCAAACCACTCTACACCTATGATGGAAAGTCATCTTACCACCTCTACGTTGTTCAGGTAGACTTCTCTAAACAGAATATCGATAAAGTAGCACTCTTTAATAAACTTAGAGAAAAAAACATCGGTATACAACTTCACTATATCCCTATCAACAAACAGCCTTATTATAGAGGGCTAGGTTATGGTGGTGAGTCTACCCCTATGATGGATAAATATTATGAAGAGTGCTTTTCATTACCGATGTATCCAAAGATGAGTGATGGAGAACAATCTTATGTGATTGACACTTTGTTTGAGGTATTAAATGAAAAAAATTGA
- a CDS encoding aldo/keto reductase, with translation MKKIDFKGQKLSKLSFGTVQLGLDYGISNIVGKPTQDMADDIIAYLVNEGINCFDTAVAYGNSEEVLGHAIAEKSTVNLVSKVKSDLFTDNIVEIVSGSLKRLKTDKLFGLLLHDGDLLYSWDKKKDATVTLLQEQELIRYFGVSIYTSDEFDKAIENSTVDIIQLPFNLFDQRAIRDNWFKRAKEANKLIFIRSVFLQGLFFMDIDQLTGNLAEAGPYLKEMHTIRSNLNLSVSEFALAYVDSIATDAIILFGCDTLEQAKENIRSYNNLLTIDQATLNMIYDSFSDISGFITNPGQWRL, from the coding sequence ATGAAAAAAATTGATTTTAAAGGGCAGAAGTTGTCAAAACTAAGTTTTGGTACTGTTCAGTTGGGTCTTGATTATGGTATATCAAATATTGTGGGAAAGCCAACACAGGATATGGCAGATGACATCATTGCTTATCTTGTAAATGAGGGTATAAACTGTTTTGATACGGCAGTTGCATATGGTAATAGCGAAGAGGTCTTGGGGCATGCGATAGCAGAGAAAAGTACAGTCAATCTAGTTTCAAAAGTAAAATCAGATTTATTCACTGATAATATAGTAGAAATAGTTAGTGGGTCATTAAAACGACTAAAAACAGACAAGTTATTTGGCCTTCTTTTACATGATGGCGACCTGTTATATAGTTGGGATAAAAAGAAAGATGCAACAGTAACCTTACTGCAAGAACAAGAATTAATCCGTTATTTTGGAGTTTCAATTTATACATCTGATGAATTTGATAAAGCAATTGAAAACTCAACTGTTGATATTATACAACTACCTTTTAACCTATTTGATCAGAGAGCTATTAGGGATAACTGGTTTAAAAGAGCAAAAGAAGCAAATAAATTAATATTTATCCGTTCGGTTTTTCTTCAAGGATTGTTTTTTATGGATATTGATCAATTGACGGGAAACCTCGCTGAAGCAGGCCCTTACTTGAAAGAAATGCATACTATACGTTCAAACCTCAATCTTTCTGTTTCTGAATTTGCATTGGCGTATGTTGATAGCATTGCTACAGATGCAATCATCTTGTTTGGATGTGATACGTTAGAGCAGGCTAAAGAAAATATAAGAAGCTATAACAACCTTCTAACTATAGATCAGGCGACATTAAATATGATTTATGATTCATTTTCAGATATTTCTGGGTTTATAACAAATCCCGGCCAGTGGAGATTGTAA
- a CDS encoding cytidylyltransferase domain-containing protein: MERKIVAFLQARTDSTRLPKKVLKTLLDKPMIIQELIRVKRSSMIDKLVLLTSEETSDDELASIVSEYGFSVFRGSKDNVLERFYKCTEALKLNTNDIVVRLTGDCPVHDAVIIDELINAFLESEFDYMANCVNPIYPDGFDVEVFTFEALKKAYFGAKKLSEKEHVTPYIRDSGLFKTADLQLESIHPEWRLTVDEPTDFTVIEKIYNYFGSNDFNFTDVVAYIENNPSITEINSTINRNEGYLKSLEKDKI; this comes from the coding sequence ATGGAAAGAAAAATTGTAGCTTTTTTACAAGCCAGAACAGATTCTACACGCCTACCCAAAAAAGTCTTGAAAACACTTCTGGATAAACCAATGATCATTCAAGAGCTAATACGTGTAAAGAGATCAAGTATGATCGATAAATTAGTCCTGTTGACAAGTGAAGAGACTAGTGATGATGAGTTGGCAAGCATTGTGTCTGAATATGGTTTTTCTGTTTTTAGAGGTTCAAAAGATAATGTTTTGGAACGATTTTATAAATGCACAGAAGCGTTGAAGTTAAATACAAATGATATTGTTGTTCGACTTACCGGTGACTGCCCTGTACATGATGCAGTTATTATTGATGAGTTAATAAATGCATTTTTAGAATCTGAATTTGATTATATGGCTAATTGTGTCAATCCTATTTATCCTGATGGTTTTGATGTAGAAGTATTTACATTTGAAGCCCTAAAAAAAGCTTATTTTGGTGCAAAAAAACTTTCAGAGAAAGAACATGTTACGCCTTATATAAGAGACAGTGGATTGTTTAAAACAGCAGACTTACAACTAGAATCTATTCATCCAGAATGGAGACTTACTGTAGATGAACCTACCGATTTTACTGTCATTGAAAAAATATACAATTATTTTGGATCTAATGACTTTAATTTTACTGATGTAGTTGCATATATTGAAAATAATCCAAGTATTACAGAGATTAATAGTACAATTAATCGTAATGAGGGTTATTTAAAGTCTTTAGAAAAAGATAAAATATAA
- a CDS encoding aminotransferase class III-fold pyridoxal phosphate-dependent enzyme, translating into MGKSQELYNKAKKLIPGGTQLLSKRPEMFLPDLWPAYYSKAKGCQIWDLDNNQYTDMSYMGIGSCILGYAEETVNTAVKNAIDSGNMTTLNAPEEVELAELLCDLHPWADEVRYARSGGESMAIAVRIARAKTQKDVVLFCGYHGWHDWYLAANLADDEALDGHLIPGLSPRGVPRGLKGTSFPFKYNDVDSFLALYEEHKDNIAAVVMEPLRNVYPDKDFIDVIHKKTKDNDVVLIVDEITAGWRLNVGGAHLILGIQPDIAVFGKAISNGFPMGVILGKKEVMDAAQDTFISSTYWTDRIGFVSSLATIRALQKNNVVEHLGKMGKKVQEGWIEAARIHGLDIYVDGIYPLGHFGFNHEKAILLKTLFTKLMLEKGFLATTAFYASYAQKEDDVQRYLKAVNEVFSTLAGYINANDIETHLETPVCHSGFSRLT; encoded by the coding sequence ATGGGTAAATCACAAGAACTATATAACAAAGCGAAGAAGTTGATACCTGGTGGGACACAACTACTATCAAAACGACCAGAGATGTTCTTACCAGATTTGTGGCCAGCATATTATAGTAAAGCAAAAGGCTGTCAAATATGGGATTTAGATAACAACCAATATACTGATATGAGCTATATGGGTATAGGTAGTTGTATACTTGGTTATGCAGAGGAAACAGTAAATACTGCTGTTAAAAATGCAATTGATAGTGGAAACATGACAACACTGAATGCTCCTGAAGAAGTAGAGTTGGCTGAGCTGCTATGTGACCTGCATCCATGGGCTGATGAAGTCAGATATGCAAGAAGCGGTGGTGAGTCTATGGCTATTGCTGTTAGAATTGCCAGGGCTAAGACACAAAAAGATGTAGTTCTTTTTTGTGGCTATCATGGCTGGCATGATTGGTATCTTGCTGCTAATCTTGCTGATGATGAAGCATTGGATGGACATCTGATTCCCGGACTTTCCCCCCGTGGTGTTCCTCGCGGACTTAAAGGTACATCTTTCCCTTTTAAATATAATGACGTTGATAGTTTTTTAGCTTTATATGAAGAGCATAAAGACAATATAGCAGCAGTAGTAATGGAGCCGTTACGCAATGTTTATCCTGACAAAGATTTTATTGATGTTATCCACAAAAAGACAAAAGATAATGATGTTGTTCTTATTGTAGATGAGATAACTGCTGGTTGGCGCTTGAATGTAGGTGGTGCACATCTTATCTTGGGAATTCAGCCAGACATCGCAGTATTTGGAAAGGCAATCAGCAATGGTTTTCCTATGGGGGTAATTCTTGGGAAAAAAGAGGTTATGGATGCTGCTCAAGATACATTTATCAGCAGTACTTATTGGACTGACCGTATAGGCTTTGTATCATCACTGGCTACTATTCGTGCATTACAAAAAAATAATGTTGTTGAACACCTTGGGAAGATGGGAAAAAAAGTTCAAGAAGGTTGGATCGAAGCTGCGAGGATACATGGTTTGGATATTTATGTAGATGGCATCTATCCTTTAGGACATTTTGGTTTTAACCATGAAAAAGCGATTCTATTAAAGACTCTCTTTACAAAGTTGATGTTGGAAAAGGGCTTTTTGGCAACGACTGCTTTTTATGCATCTTATGCACAGAAAGAAGATGATGTACAAAGATATTTGAAGGCTGTAAATGAAGTTTTTAGTACATTGGCGGGGTATATTAATGCAAATGATATTGAAACACATTTAGAAACACCTGTTTGCCATAGTGGATTTTCAAGGTTGACATAG
- the pseG gene encoding UDP-2,4-diacetamido-2,4,6-trideoxy-beta-L-altropyranose hydrolase: MNILVRADSSSFIGTGHIMRDLVLIEQYPNANIVFATQNFPGNISHKIKDKGYAIEILKSNDIEELDALVKKHASDMIVIDHYGIDYNFEKELKVKNPTLKIMVLDDTYEKHYCDILLNHNIYADETKYQGLIPENCELRCGAKFTLLREEFRVEKVKGRQNNINRGKLNVFVAMGGIDHTNINIDILELLREFSNIHMHVITTTANRHLAELKAYVADKSNITLHINTKQIAKLMNKADFTIVTPSVTINEIFYLGVPFIAIKTAENQRFMYEYLKENNFAALEHFDHTQLSQKISEQIDELKVALVNFIDLSQEEKKMILEWRNHERIRRWMFTQDIIELNDHLEYIESLKERKDRLYFLVKCNLKPIGVIDFTKIDLENGHSEFGVYSNPTIKGVGRILMKAILNYAFSVLKIDRLFSEVFEDNYRAIQLYEQYNFSKINSKTINRRNVIVMELKNENR, from the coding sequence ATGAATATATTGGTTAGAGCAGATTCATCATCTTTTATTGGTACTGGTCATATTATGCGTGATCTGGTATTGATAGAACAGTACCCTAATGCTAATATTGTTTTTGCAACACAGAATTTTCCGGGGAATATTAGCCATAAGATAAAAGATAAAGGTTATGCCATTGAGATATTGAAATCTAATGATATAGAAGAGTTGGATGCTCTTGTAAAGAAGCATGCTAGTGATATGATAGTGATCGATCACTATGGAATTGACTACAACTTTGAAAAAGAATTAAAAGTTAAAAATCCAACATTAAAAATTATGGTATTGGATGATACCTACGAAAAACACTACTGTGATATTTTACTCAATCACAATATCTATGCAGATGAAACAAAATATCAAGGATTGATACCGGAAAACTGTGAGCTTAGATGTGGAGCCAAATTTACGCTGCTTCGTGAAGAGTTTAGAGTAGAGAAAGTAAAAGGACGACAAAATAACATTAACAGGGGAAAGTTGAATGTATTTGTTGCTATGGGTGGAATAGATCATACAAATATTAATATCGATATCCTTGAACTCCTTCGAGAGTTTTCGAATATACATATGCATGTTATTACTACAACGGCAAACCGACATTTGGCTGAACTTAAAGCCTATGTTGCTGATAAATCAAACATAACACTGCATATCAATACTAAACAAATAGCTAAATTGATGAATAAAGCAGATTTTACCATTGTGACCCCCAGTGTAACGATCAATGAGATCTTTTACTTAGGTGTACCATTCATTGCTATCAAGACGGCTGAGAATCAAAGGTTTATGTATGAATATTTAAAAGAAAATAATTTTGCTGCACTTGAACACTTTGACCACACACAACTAAGTCAGAAAATCAGTGAACAAATAGATGAGTTAAAAGTTGCATTGGTAAATTTTATCGATCTGTCACAGGAAGAGAAGAAAATGATTTTGGAGTGGAGAAATCATGAAAGAATTCGTAGGTGGATGTTTACACAGGATATCATAGAGTTAAATGATCATTTGGAATACATTGAATCTCTAAAAGAACGTAAAGATAGACTCTATTTTTTGGTAAAGTGTAATTTAAAACCAATCGGTGTGATAGACTTTACCAAAATAGACCTTGAAAACGGGCATAGTGAGTTTGGTGTCTATTCAAACCCGACTATAAAAGGTGTGGGTCGTATTCTAATGAAGGCTATCTTGAATTATGCATTTTCTGTACTTAAGATTGATAGATTGTTCTCTGAAGTATTTGAAGATAATTATCGTGCTATACAGCTTTATGAACAGTATAATTTTAGTAAGATAAATAGTAAAACCATCAATCGTAGAAATGTAATTGTAATGGAGTTGAAAAATGAAAATAGGTAA